The Vigna angularis cultivar LongXiaoDou No.4 chromosome 6, ASM1680809v1, whole genome shotgun sequence genome contains the following window.
TGTTTGGGTGGCGGCATGGTTATTGTTGCGGCATGGTGGCCAGGGAGGCTTGCGTTTGACAACGAGGTCGATGGTGGCGTTTCGCGAACTAGGGTTTATCGCGATTGGGGTTTAGGATGAGCTCTTTCTGATTTTGTGGTTTGCAGGTTTGGGCTTGGCGAAGGTGATGGAGATGTGCCGCGGCGACGCGttgaagaagacgaagatgGTCTTCTGCGATGGAGGTTGAAGCTTTGTGCATAATGGAGTTTGTGATTTCGGGGTTCTTCTGCAGGTTTCTAATGCGGTTGATGATGGTGAAACGATGGTGCGACATGGTGATTTTGGACGATCTCTGAGGTGGCGCGATTCATGGCTATCTCGCAGTGATCCGATGTTCCCTGCAATTAGGGCTTGGAAGTTGGGTTCTGGCTTGAAATATATGTGGAAAAATCCCTGCAATGGAGATGAatgattttagttatttatgGTGGAGAAGATGAGTGTTGCGGTCTGACGATGTTATTTGTGGTGGAGGTGATGAAGGATCCCATGGCGATTTGCGGCAGCTTTGCTGTTGGTGGTACGACGATGGATGGTAGGGGAAAAGGCTAGGGTTTCGGGGGggtagaagatgatgatgtgtcaagggtgataaaaataaaataaggatcCAATTGATACGCTTTGCTACTCAGTtcaatgtttaataaaaaaaataaaatttcacatcaGCATGCCATGTCAACCATACGTTAACGGACCCAATTTAATTACATAGGtctaattgttgcaattttcataaaataaggacccaattgatacgCTGAAAAAAAAGATGATCAATTTGAGATTCTGAACAAAAATAGAaacctaccgaaacattaaacattttctttacagattttgttttcaattccATCATCTTTCTCCTTTATATCTTTCCTTTCCCTTTGTTATTACTCTTCCATTCTTATAATTATATGGttcacaaataaaattatatatatatatatatattaaaactcaaaatttaaaaatatttaaattattttaacaaacataacatttaagaaaataattttagctTTATCTaaccaaaatttaaaaagaaagaagttcaaatcattcaaataatGTATTTCGATGTTAGATAGTCTATACTTGAGAGAGCCAACCATTTACGTACATACCTTTATGCAACTAGGTTCTTTAACATACTTTTCTGTAGTTTGGGGAAATcttcttttgattttctttaaTGGAATTTTTCAGAGAAATGTGTCATTATTGgagatataatattatttgactAAAATTCAATCCAGTTTGAGATTACTTCTAACATCTAAAAATATGTGTTTATGagtaaaattacaaatttattaaaaaccaaaagaataaaattatcattatgaATTTTCTGACCAGAACCATTTCCTGTCAAGAgctaaataaaatttgaatggAGAAAAACAAGAGAATACATTCTAGAAAAAACTTGTTAGACGAATGGTGAAGATCTAAATATATTCtgttcttttttttcataactcttttagataatttatttatattgaacaaTGTAACATTTTTGTAGATGCATCCTTCTAGAAATTGTGTGTTTGTGAGACTTTACTAAAGAATGCCAATGTCTTGGAGTTCAAATTTGTAAAGTTGAATggtgaaatttttaatattaaaatgaagcacaaacataacaaaaatgttttccCAAAAGGTTAAATAAGTGCtataaaatgttcaaaatgTTAAAACAGCGAAAACAATTAAGTGACACAAAATACAAGTACTGTAATTGTAGTGCATTTTCGTTGTAATGAAATTTTGATGTCGAGGAAATATCTGAACTGAATGAAATCCACTGATTTTTCAGCACTTCTGGATCTGTTACTGTCATTTGCTAAACAAGGATTGTGCTATTTTGAAAAGCTTTGGCAAATGGCATTGTTAGTATTGAACTATGCTTTTTGTGATCAATTTATGAAAAAAGTGAGGCAAAAACAAGAAGCAAGTggtaaaaaaaacactaaactTGCTTCAATGGAATAACTGACCTTTCTGAAATCATTTCAAGAAACCAGTGCATTGGCTATGAAAGCTATGTTACACAATTATCATTAGCTAATGATGGTTTTTTCTGTCACTCCATCCATATTCACGAGCTCGATTTTCCCACATTGTTGTGAGCCTTCGTTCTTCAATGAGCTCTGCCTCTGCCCTCTGCCTTGCTTCTTCACAAGTTTCCATTCCAATGTTGCACTTTTCTGCTTCTTTCTGGTACTGTGAAAAGCTTTTCCTGGCATCCATTACTAACCTTTTCGTGTGTTCCAAGCTCTCCTTGGCCACTACTTTCTGCAAATTTAGCTCCTCAGATAGCATTGCCAATAGATCCTTATTCATTTCCTCATTCAAAACAGGATCATGTTTACCACAATCTACACTTACATGAGTCAagtttcatattaaaaatttaacccTTTATGCATCAAAGTAAGAGTAAAGCAAATTGTTTTGTCAAACGTTTCAACAAGTAGAAATGCAAGAGATTAATTTACCAGAAACTGAGCCATTGCCGAGTCCTGCAAAAGTCAGCAACAAGGTTGAGAAATAAAccaatatattatattaaagaatGTCACaccatacatacatatatatatatatatatatatatatatatatatatatatatatatatattgattagtACAAGGATAACTAAAACTGGAAACTAATACTCCAACGTGTAATCTTCGAATTTCCACCATGTCTAACTAAATATGTGGCAACAGAAACTACAGTTATGGCACTAGGCTTAATATTAGGTAAACCCAATGCACCAATTTTCTTTGGTTCTTCCCTTTTAAGACCAAAGGCAGAAACCAAGATTTCAAGATTACCAATTGATGTATGGATGAAATAGCAGAAATAAGAAAAGTTTAGCTTTCTACATTATTAAGGATTAAAGATATAGTGGCTCTAATCCTTTATACAAAGTCAGTATTTTTCTgatgatttttttcaaaaaaggaTACAAAGTGCAGAAGCCAGTTCCTCTGCAAATTGCTGCAGATGTGGCAACTCCAGATTTAGAATAGCTCAGCACTGGAAACAATAAATGCTAACTAAATGCTATACCTATTCTCTATGCACACaccattttccattttccatttccaaaCACACAAGGGTTACTTCTGTCTTTTTCTTGTCATTGCATCAAATCaaacttgtttctttttttgACTTCTAGACCAGAATTGCTACATTACACAGAAACTAAAAAGGGAAACTTCACTCACCCAAAGGATCGAGGAGATGTTCTGCTGAAGAGCAGTGACAATCACAGGGAGGACAAGAAAATTGAGGAGGTGCACTCTTCTTAACCAGCGACCGAGACGGTGGACCAACCGTGACCAGAAACAAACACACACTCATCCAAACCAAAACCCACCTCAAAACACCATGAGGACAAAGCTTTTGCTCTGGTAGGTGAACCCTCCACACCCTCATTACAAACTCAAAACAGTTACTTCAGCAATTCTTGATAGAAGGCTCCTGCAACAATGCAAGACTCACACTGCCATTTGAAGATCTGGGTCAGTGAGTTAGCAAGTAAGGAACAACACTTTGTTGGATACCGAGATAAATAAAGGGTGTGACTTTGTGAAGTTGCGAGAGAAAACCACCTTTATCAAGCGGAAAATTTTACAAAACGGGATCATAGACGCTGAATTTGACTGTAAAACACAATGATTGACAGAGAAACACTTCAGTTTCATAAACTATCACACATAGTCTCTCTCTTTTCAAAGTGTGTGGAAGGCACTGTCTACTTTGTCTTTCGGGAAAATTAAAGGAGACCCAGATCCCGGGAAAGTGTAAAGATGGTGTCTTTATGGGGTTTGGAAAACGGGAATTTGGTGCTCAAGTGTGGGGTAGAAATTGaataatgagaaagaaaaagagtggTAATGTTGCGGCTTTAGGATAATCAAGAAGGTTGCTTTGATGATTGGGTTGGTTTGTTTGTTTAAATGAGAACGGTAACCTTGACATTTTGAAACTTGGTATTAACCAATAAGGAGGAGTTAGTACTTG
Protein-coding sequences here:
- the LOC108342415 gene encoding uncharacterized protein LOC108342415 — its product is MRVWRVHLPEQKLCPHGVLRWVLVWMSVCLFLVTVGPPSRSLVKKSAPPQFSCPPCDCHCSSAEHLLDPLGLGNGSVSDCGKHDPVLNEEMNKDLLAMLSEELNLQKVVAKESLEHTKRLVMDARKSFSQYQKEAEKCNIGMETCEEARQRAEAELIEERRLTTMWENRAREYGWSDRKNHH